From one Allorhizobium ampelinum S4 genomic stretch:
- a CDS encoding ABC transporter substrate-binding protein codes for MFRRKLASTLFTLGLFSGTALAADKVTFQLDWLPGGDKAPIYVCIHQGFCRDAGLDVTIASGRGSTEAISKLAAGSSDIGVSDIGALMAARANEGVKVIGVLSVFNKGPHAFYVIKGGSIASVADVKGKTIATSPFTSSNVYLPLVLKDQSIDPAAIKLIKADPGALGPMLMTGNADGIIAWMTDFTRYSNQARQAGKEIVALPWSAAGLELYSASLIASEDFLAKRPDVAKRFIDAYKKSVQFTRANPDAAVTSVTSVVPELGSEDVKGSINDTLPLIFNEVTDKDGLGVFEPKRLTETWRRVAAAQAIDPAKLDPETVVNRSFIPTE; via the coding sequence ATGTTTCGTCGTAAGCTTGCGTCCACGCTGTTCACTCTTGGCCTTTTCTCCGGGACTGCCCTTGCCGCCGACAAGGTTACGTTCCAACTGGACTGGCTGCCCGGTGGCGACAAAGCGCCGATTTATGTCTGTATCCATCAGGGCTTCTGTCGGGACGCGGGGCTGGATGTGACGATTGCCTCGGGTCGAGGCTCGACCGAGGCGATTTCGAAACTGGCGGCAGGATCTTCCGATATTGGTGTTTCGGATATCGGCGCCTTGATGGCGGCCCGCGCCAATGAAGGCGTGAAGGTTATTGGTGTCCTATCGGTGTTCAACAAGGGACCACACGCCTTCTATGTCATCAAGGGTGGCTCAATCGCCAGTGTTGCCGACGTCAAGGGCAAGACCATCGCCACATCGCCGTTTACCTCGTCCAATGTCTATCTGCCGCTGGTGCTGAAGGACCAGTCCATCGATCCGGCGGCGATCAAGCTGATCAAGGCCGATCCCGGTGCGCTCGGTCCGATGCTGATGACCGGCAATGCCGATGGCATCATTGCCTGGATGACGGATTTCACCCGCTATTCCAACCAGGCCCGCCAGGCTGGCAAAGAAATCGTCGCGCTGCCGTGGTCGGCTGCCGGGCTTGAGCTTTATTCGGCCTCGTTGATTGCCAGCGAGGATTTCCTGGCCAAGCGCCCGGATGTCGCCAAACGTTTCATCGACGCCTACAAGAAGTCGGTGCAATTCACCCGCGCCAATCCTGATGCCGCCGTCACCTCCGTCACCAGTGTGGTGCCGGAACTGGGGTCGGAAGACGTCAAGGGATCGATCAATGACACGCTGCCGCTGATTTTCAATGAGGTCACGGACAAGGATGGCTTGGGCGTGTTCGAGCCCAAGCGCCTGACGGAAACCTGGCGCCGGGTTGCCGCCGCCCAAGCCATCGATCCGGCCAAGCTTGACCCGGAAACGGTGGTCAACCGCAGCTTCATTCCGACGGAGTGA